A single genomic interval of Antarcticibacterium arcticum harbors:
- a CDS encoding DUF4268 domain-containing protein encodes MFSREEAKKVREEFWINFGKNYPRKWVLYDTKIKEVQLKFNFDSNVAQVSLDVSSGDEVIRAYYYEKMCMLKNILLTEYLPDAIFEEHYDLPEGKVISRIYTELKGVNIYRKTDWPKVQEFFNEQMQLLESFFLEYKDIIDS; translated from the coding sequence ATGTTCAGCAGGGAAGAAGCGAAAAAGGTTAGGGAAGAATTCTGGATAAATTTCGGTAAAAATTATCCCCGAAAATGGGTACTCTACGATACTAAAATTAAAGAGGTCCAACTAAAATTTAATTTTGATTCCAATGTGGCCCAGGTTTCCCTGGATGTGAGTTCAGGGGATGAAGTAATTCGCGCTTATTATTATGAGAAGATGTGTATGCTGAAAAATATCCTTTTAACCGAATATCTCCCCGATGCTATTTTTGAGGAACATTATGATTTACCAGAGGGCAAAGTGATCTCAAGGATCTACACCGAACTTAAGGGAGTAAACATTTACCGAAAGACAGACTGGCCGAAGGTACAGGAATTTTTTAATGAACAAATGCAACTGCTGGAATCATTTTTTCTTGAATATAAAGATATCATTGATTCCTAA
- a CDS encoding DUF4382 domain-containing protein, with protein sequence MNVKNLFKTGFLILSMGLAVSCSEDDMETGEPDGQTYKTEVYLTDAPIDNAEVEAAFITVTGVKVNGKSIEGFEKTTVNVSSLQNGDTFLLGDLELESGTTSQISLILDNDTDVNGVAPGNYILTNSGEKIALVSTAGEIAVKDDVEIWENNENQIILDFDLRKSIVSTGEGNYEFVSDTQLSNSIRAVNSLDAGSITGTVSDFGTTQSESMLVFAYEKGTYTETEAQANAEGVLFANAVSSAKVQEANGDFELHFIEEGDYELHFISYADNNNGQLELQGEIEATSTTSIDLSDVSVEAGGNVELEIILIGLLGL encoded by the coding sequence ATGAATGTAAAGAATTTGTTCAAAACAGGATTTTTAATTTTAAGTATGGGACTGGCCGTTTCATGTTCTGAAGATGATATGGAAACAGGGGAACCTGATGGCCAAACCTATAAAACAGAGGTGTATTTAACCGATGCTCCCATTGATAATGCTGAAGTAGAGGCTGCTTTCATAACCGTTACCGGAGTAAAGGTGAACGGTAAAAGTATTGAAGGTTTTGAAAAAACAACTGTTAATGTAAGTAGTTTACAAAATGGCGATACTTTCCTTTTAGGGGATCTGGAACTTGAGAGCGGAACTACAAGCCAAATAAGTCTAATCCTGGATAATGATACAGATGTGAACGGTGTTGCTCCCGGGAATTATATCTTAACCAATAGTGGTGAGAAAATAGCTCTTGTAAGCACTGCGGGGGAAATTGCGGTGAAAGATGATGTTGAAATATGGGAAAACAATGAGAACCAGATCATCCTGGATTTCGATCTGCGAAAGAGCATTGTATCTACAGGAGAAGGAAATTATGAGTTTGTAAGTGACACTCAGTTATCCAATAGCATACGTGCTGTAAACAGCCTGGATGCAGGAAGCATTACCGGTACTGTAAGTGATTTTGGAACGACCCAATCTGAATCTATGCTGGTATTTGCCTATGAAAAAGGAACTTATACAGAAACAGAAGCCCAGGCTAATGCTGAAGGTGTTTTATTTGCCAATGCGGTAAGCAGTGCAAAGGTGCAGGAAGCAAATGGAGATTTTGAACTTCACTTTATTGAAGAAGGTGATTATGAACTGCATTTTATTTCCTATGCCGATAATAATAACGGTCAATTGGAACTTCAGGGTGAGATAGAGGCTACATCAACCACTTCTATAGATCTGTCTGACGTTTCTGTTGAAGCAGGCGGGAATGTAGAATTGGAGATCATACTTATAGGACTTCTGGGCTTATAA